The stretch of DNA AACAATTTTTGGCGGAGGTTTACGGCGACGATGCGGTTGGGTCCACGATCGTCATCGAAGGAATCGGCGAGGTCCCCAACGCATGGATCGTGGCATTCGACCTGGCCGACAGCGACACGGATGATCCGACCCAGTTGCCGATGGTGCGGAACATCATCGTCCCCAAGGACGGCACTCCCGCGCACCTGCCACCGACAGCGCTTCCGATCCCGAAGTATCTGTCCATGGTCGAGTCCGGAGAATGGAACTGG from Saccharopolyspora sp. SCSIO 74807 encodes:
- a CDS encoding YrhB domain-containing protein; its protein translation is MVSKDDANRAAEQFLAEVYGDDAVGSTIVIEGIGEVPNAWIVAFDLADSDTDDPTQLPMVRNIIVPKDGTPAHLPPTALPIPKYLSMVESGEWNWVGAP